The Bdellovibrionota bacterium genome includes a region encoding these proteins:
- a CDS encoding DegT/DnrJ/EryC1/StrS family aminotransferase yields the protein MKINFPLASPSWDEKEIQAMHRVIDSGQFTMGQQVANYERDFSKYLGSKYSIMCSSGSTANLLMVAALFYKKNNPLKRGDEVIVPAVSWSTTYYPLYQYGLKLKFVDIDVDTLNFDLKALEKAITPKTKLIMTVNLLGNSNDFKKINDMISGKDITLIEDNCESLGATFNEKQTGTFGVMGTFSSFFSHHISTMEGGIVCTDDEELYHILLCLRAHGWTRNLPKHNHVSGTKSDNAFEESFKFVLPGYNVRPLELEGALGIEQLKKLPGFINMRRQNASIFQELFNNHPYFTIQKEIGKSSWFGFSLVLKKNSPINRIELANQLTELGVECRPIVAGNFAKNEVLKWFDYEISGALPNAEWIDQNGLFIGNHHIDMKEEIKKLPAVFEKIFGT from the coding sequence ATGAAAATCAATTTTCCATTAGCCTCTCCAAGTTGGGATGAAAAAGAAATTCAGGCTATGCATCGCGTGATTGATTCTGGTCAATTCACAATGGGGCAGCAAGTAGCCAATTATGAAAGAGATTTTTCTAAATACCTCGGTAGCAAATACAGCATAATGTGCAGTTCTGGCTCAACTGCAAATCTTCTTATGGTCGCTGCTTTATTCTATAAAAAAAATAATCCACTTAAACGGGGAGATGAAGTTATTGTTCCCGCAGTTTCTTGGAGCACGACTTATTATCCGCTGTATCAATATGGTCTAAAACTAAAATTCGTTGATATAGATGTCGATACCTTAAACTTTGATTTAAAAGCATTAGAAAAAGCAATTACTCCGAAAACTAAACTTATTATGACTGTTAATCTTTTGGGTAATTCAAATGATTTCAAAAAAATCAACGATATGATTTCTGGAAAAGATATTACTCTCATTGAAGATAACTGTGAATCTTTAGGCGCTACTTTTAACGAAAAGCAAACCGGAACCTTTGGGGTTATGGGAACTTTCAGTAGCTTTTTTTCTCATCATATTTCTACAATGGAGGGCGGTATTGTCTGCACCGATGATGAGGAGCTTTATCATATTCTATTGTGCTTGAGAGCTCATGGCTGGACGAGAAACCTGCCTAAGCACAATCACGTCTCCGGAACTAAAAGTGACAACGCTTTCGAAGAATCATTTAAGTTCGTTCTTCCCGGATACAATGTGCGCCCTCTAGAGCTGGAAGGCGCTCTTGGAATAGAACAACTTAAAAAGTTGCCTGGATTTATTAACATGCGCAGGCAGAACGCCAGTATCTTCCAAGAACTCTTTAACAACCATCCCTACTTCACCATCCAAAAAGAAATTGGCAAGAGCAGCTGGTTTGGATTCAGTCTTGTTCTAAAGAAAAATTCTCCAATAAATCGAATTGAATTGGCAAATCAGCTTACGGAACTGGGAGTAGAGTGCCGCCCAATCGTTGCTGGAAACTTTGCCAAAAACGAAGTGCTCAAATGGTTTGATTATGAAATCTCGGGTGCATTACCAAATGCAGAATGGATTGATCAAAACGGATTATTTATTGGCAACCATCATATCGACATGAAAGAAGAAATTAAAAAACTTCCAGCAGTGTTTGAAAAAATTTTTGGAACATAA
- a CDS encoding GDP-L-fucose synthase codes for MKILITGGTGMVGKNLLEHPKTKELKVIAPTRQQMNLFDYDHVKNYLIETKPDLIVHAAGRVGGIQANIKNPVSFLVENTDINRNLIMAAYEAKIPSLLNLASSCMYPKNASNPLREEQILTGELEPTNEGYALAKILGLKLCQYIRNQHPDFQYKTLIPCNLYGRHDKFNPEHSHLVPAIIHKTHLAKTNKTSIEIWGDGLARREFMDAADLADAIFYLAPMIKKIPDVMNIGLGHDHSVNDYYQAAGKVIGYTGDFQHDLTKPTGMKQKLISIEKIASLGWKSKTSLEQGIKKTYDYYLQNGVSK; via the coding sequence ATGAAGATATTGATTACTGGCGGCACTGGAATGGTTGGAAAAAACCTTCTCGAGCATCCCAAGACAAAAGAGCTCAAAGTTATAGCTCCAACCAGACAACAGATGAATCTTTTTGATTATGATCATGTTAAAAATTATCTTATCGAAACTAAACCTGATTTGATTGTTCATGCTGCTGGACGCGTGGGCGGTATTCAGGCAAATATTAAAAATCCAGTATCATTCCTAGTTGAAAATACAGATATTAATAGAAATCTGATAATGGCAGCATACGAAGCAAAGATTCCTTCTCTATTGAATCTTGCAAGCTCATGTATGTATCCGAAAAATGCGTCGAATCCATTGAGAGAAGAACAAATATTAACGGGAGAACTTGAGCCGACTAATGAAGGTTATGCCTTAGCTAAAATTCTTGGGTTAAAACTTTGCCAATACATTCGCAATCAGCATCCAGACTTTCAGTACAAAACTTTGATTCCTTGCAACCTTTACGGAAGACACGACAAATTCAACCCAGAACACTCTCACCTAGTACCAGCTATCATTCACAAAACACACTTAGCAAAAACAAATAAAACATCCATTGAAATATGGGGCGACGGCTTAGCAAGAAGAGAGTTTATGGATGCTGCAGATTTGGCTGATGCAATTTTTTATCTCGCTCCAATGATAAAAAAAATTCCGGACGTAATGAATATTGGACTTGGACATGATCACTCAGTGAATGACTACTATCAGGCCGCCGGGAAAGTCATTGGCTATACCGGCGACTTCCAACATGACCTAACTAAGCCCACCGGCATGAAACAAAAACTAATCTCTATCGAAAAGATCGCAAGTTTGGGTTGGAAATCAAAAACAAGTCTCGAGCAAGGAATTAAGAAAACTTACGATTATTATTTGCAAAATGGGGTTTCAAAATGA
- the gmd gene encoding GDP-mannose 4,6-dehydratase, protein MKKRALLTGVTGQDGAYLAELLLQKGYEVHGMKRRTSLFNTDRIDHLFQDPHETNNNFYLHHGDLTDSSSLIRIVQNVQPDEIYNLAAQSHVGVSFEAPEYTANSDAIGTLRLLEAIRILKLNEKTKFYQASTSELYGLVKETPQTETTPFHPRSPYGVAKLYAYWITVNYREAYGLFACNGILFNHESPLRGETFVTRKITRAMARIKLGLQKKLFLGNLDARRDWGHAKDYVEMQWLMMQQPKAEDFVIATGVQYSVRDFINATAKNLDMKIEWKGSGPNEVGVNEKGETIVAIDPEYYRPAEVETLLGDATKARKQLGWEPKITFAELVKEMTETDYKLAILEKEGRSVKKVLRLDQ, encoded by the coding sequence GTGAAAAAACGCGCTTTATTGACAGGTGTTACAGGCCAAGATGGGGCCTACTTAGCTGAGCTGCTTTTACAAAAAGGTTATGAAGTTCACGGCATGAAACGCAGAACTTCTCTTTTCAACACGGATCGTATTGATCATCTTTTTCAAGATCCTCATGAAACAAATAATAATTTTTACTTGCATCACGGAGATCTCACCGATTCCTCAAGCCTTATTAGAATTGTTCAAAATGTTCAACCTGACGAGATTTATAACTTAGCGGCACAAAGTCACGTTGGAGTCTCTTTTGAAGCACCTGAATACACAGCAAATTCGGATGCAATCGGAACTCTAAGATTGCTTGAAGCAATTCGTATTTTAAAGCTCAATGAAAAAACAAAGTTCTATCAAGCTTCTACTTCAGAGTTATATGGCTTGGTTAAAGAAACACCACAAACTGAAACAACACCTTTCCACCCACGCAGCCCCTATGGTGTAGCAAAACTTTATGCATATTGGATTACAGTGAATTACCGTGAAGCCTATGGACTTTTTGCTTGTAACGGAATTCTATTCAACCATGAGAGCCCACTGCGCGGAGAAACATTCGTAACTCGTAAAATCACAAGAGCAATGGCGAGAATTAAACTTGGTTTGCAAAAGAAATTATTTCTTGGAAACTTAGATGCCAGAAGAGATTGGGGTCACGCTAAAGATTACGTTGAAATGCAATGGCTCATGATGCAGCAACCGAAGGCTGAAGATTTTGTGATTGCTACAGGAGTGCAATATAGCGTTCGTGATTTCATCAATGCAACTGCAAAAAATTTAGATATGAAAATTGAATGGAAAGGTTCTGGACCTAACGAAGTTGGAGTAAATGAAAAGGGTGAGACAATCGTTGCTATCGATCCAGAATATTACCGTCCTGCGGAAGTTGAGACACTTCTTGGAGATGCTACTAAAGCTAGAAAACAACTTGGCTGGGAACCTAAAATAACTTTTGCAGAGCTTGTAAAAGAAATGACAGAAACAGATTACAAGTTGGCAATTCTTGAAAAAGAAGGACGCTCAGTTAAAAAAGTTTTGAGGCTTGATCAATGA
- a CDS encoding glycosyltransferase, with the protein MSQLSVLLPIYNSEKYLARAIESVLDQSFSDFELLLLNDGSSDSSLKIAESFKDSRIRIINNPKNQGLIDTLNIGINAAASNKYICRMDADDICEKDRFEKQIQFLNKHPEIDVVGTNIMFIDKKGKEIDRSLEVPADPNFIFCLLTRSVCVLHPTVMLRKEVYNSFQYQPAYKSAEDYDLWTRVSFRYKISNLPEKLLRYRIHDESISHAQRGNQMETSYKVSHSYIQNRFDLKLPLDFVKFYFDPKNHWFVEATAYMTQLKTAMEQQYPSCSGLIKREFFSILIRMFYTALTKKNFIQATKMVPRLLQWFSWSAASQTLRSFIDRRRS; encoded by the coding sequence TTGAGTCAATTGAGTGTCCTACTGCCAATTTATAATAGTGAAAAGTATTTAGCTCGCGCTATAGAAAGCGTTTTGGATCAATCCTTTTCTGATTTTGAGCTGCTTTTATTGAATGATGGTTCTTCCGACTCTAGCCTGAAAATAGCGGAATCCTTTAAAGATTCAAGGATACGAATTATTAATAATCCTAAAAATCAGGGGCTAATTGACACTCTTAATATAGGAATTAACGCTGCTGCTTCGAATAAATACATCTGTAGAATGGATGCCGATGATATTTGCGAAAAAGATAGGTTTGAAAAACAAATTCAATTTCTGAATAAACATCCTGAAATTGACGTTGTAGGCACCAATATTATGTTTATTGATAAAAAAGGTAAAGAAATTGATAGATCTTTAGAGGTCCCTGCAGATCCAAACTTCATTTTTTGCCTCCTTACAAGAAGCGTATGCGTCCTTCACCCGACTGTAATGCTACGCAAAGAAGTCTACAATTCATTCCAATATCAACCCGCATACAAGAGCGCAGAAGATTATGACCTTTGGACAAGAGTCTCTTTTCGTTACAAAATTTCAAATTTACCAGAGAAACTACTTCGTTACCGCATCCATGACGAAAGTATTTCTCATGCTCAGAGAGGAAATCAAATGGAAACAAGCTACAAAGTCTCTCATTCCTACATACAGAATCGCTTCGATTTGAAGTTGCCTCTAGATTTTGTAAAATTCTATTTTGACCCAAAAAATCATTGGTTTGTTGAGGCCACTGCATATATGACACAGCTAAAAACTGCAATGGAACAACAATATCCTAGTTGCTCAGGATTGATAAAACGCGAGTTTTTCTCGATTCTCATTCGTATGTTCTACACGGCACTTACTAAGAAAAACTTTATTCAAGCCACCAAAATGGTTCCACGCCTTCTCCAATGGTTTTCGTGGAGCGCAGCCTCTCAAACACTACGTTCTTTTATTGACAGAAGACGCTCATAA
- a CDS encoding alpha-1,2-fucosyltransferase translates to MNKLVVVNLIGGLGNQMFQYAVGKALAKKLGGTLKVDIKGFETYFRSYDLNNFKISAVIATQEEVSFLKSKNLFFKTKHVYKEKTFCYDSTVFNNKLPVYLEGYWQSEKYFKDIRQDLLSEFQPKNSLSEYSQGILTKIRSSKNSVSIHIRRGDYLKPQNQQVHGVCSLEYYQSAIQTLSDEFGQSSYFIFSDDIDWAKSNLNLNGDATFIDENTGNRSFEDILLMSACEHNIIANSSFSWWGAWLNQNANKKVIAPLKWFATQKIESRDIYAQDWTINSL, encoded by the coding sequence TTGAACAAGCTCGTTGTAGTTAACTTAATTGGCGGTTTGGGAAACCAAATGTTTCAGTATGCCGTGGGTAAAGCTTTGGCAAAAAAGCTGGGAGGTACTCTCAAAGTTGACATCAAAGGATTTGAAACCTACTTTCGCTCTTACGATCTTAATAATTTTAAAATTTCTGCCGTAATAGCAACCCAAGAAGAAGTGTCTTTTCTCAAATCAAAAAATTTATTTTTTAAAACTAAACATGTTTATAAAGAAAAAACTTTTTGTTACGACTCAACTGTGTTCAACAATAAACTTCCAGTTTATTTAGAAGGATACTGGCAGTCGGAAAAATACTTTAAAGATATTAGGCAAGATTTATTGTCGGAGTTTCAGCCAAAAAATTCTTTAAGTGAATATTCCCAAGGAATTTTAACGAAAATAAGATCTTCTAAGAACTCTGTTTCTATCCATATTCGTAGAGGAGATTATTTAAAACCTCAGAATCAACAAGTGCACGGAGTATGTTCTTTGGAATATTACCAATCTGCAATTCAGACTTTATCGGACGAATTTGGACAGTCTTCATATTTTATATTTTCCGATGATATAGATTGGGCAAAATCCAATTTAAATTTAAATGGAGATGCTACTTTTATAGACGAAAATACTGGAAATCGTAGCTTCGAAGATATTCTTTTAATGTCTGCTTGCGAACATAACATCATTGCGAACAGCTCATTCAGTTGGTGGGGTGCTTGGTTAAATCAAAATGCCAATAAAAAAGTCATTGCTCCGTTAAAATGGTTTGCAACTCAAAAAATTGAGTCTCGTGATATTTATGCACAAGATTGGACGATAAATAGTCTGTGA
- a CDS encoding glycosyltransferase family 2 protein yields the protein MKISVIIPTINRQIELDKMLQSLCTQTYSNFETIVVDQNSKLDLKNILDKYPQLKIHHIKTAPLGASNARNVGAQLATGDILTFPDDDCMYFKDTLNQAINLIKERSLITGKCISSNGITSVVGFNALYTKISIWNVWSTAVEATIFINKNLFIKLKGFNESLGVGAPTPYGAGEGTDLLIRALKMGIDAYYYPELTMYHPQVTSEYTEKEFKRAYSYSTGIGRVHKINQTPVIQRLIALLRPLLGAILYFVQLNIKKSKFHYFSFKGRVRGLCSK from the coding sequence ATGAAGATTTCAGTTATTATCCCCACCATTAACAGGCAAATTGAGCTGGATAAAATGCTTCAAAGCCTCTGTACGCAAACTTACAGTAATTTTGAAACTATTGTCGTCGATCAGAACAGTAAATTAGATCTAAAAAATATACTTGATAAGTATCCTCAACTAAAAATCCACCATATTAAGACAGCGCCTCTTGGAGCGTCTAACGCAAGGAACGTCGGAGCCCAATTAGCTACTGGGGATATATTAACCTTCCCAGACGATGATTGTATGTACTTTAAAGATACACTGAATCAAGCGATTAACCTCATCAAAGAAAGGTCTTTGATAACAGGGAAATGTATTTCTTCCAATGGAATTACGAGCGTAGTTGGTTTTAATGCACTCTATACGAAAATAAGTATTTGGAATGTTTGGAGTACCGCCGTTGAAGCAACGATATTCATAAATAAAAATTTATTCATAAAACTGAAAGGTTTCAATGAATCTTTAGGGGTTGGAGCTCCAACTCCTTACGGGGCCGGAGAAGGAACCGACCTTCTCATTAGAGCTTTAAAAATGGGTATTGATGCTTATTATTATCCCGAGCTGACCATGTACCATCCACAAGTCACTTCCGAGTATACTGAAAAAGAATTTAAGCGTGCCTACAGTTACAGTACTGGCATAGGTCGTGTGCATAAAATAAATCAAACCCCAGTGATTCAAAGACTAATTGCACTGTTACGACCATTATTGGGAGCCATACTTTATTTTGTACAACTCAATATAAAAAAATCAAAATTTCATTATTTTTCTTTTAAAGGAAGAGTTCGAGGTCTTTGTTCCAAGTAA
- a CDS encoding exopolysaccharide biosynthesis polyprenyl glycosylphosphotransferase, with amino-acid sequence GWIDSDGAAQKYNIPELTGNIMNLRSKITIDFVVVSYSNQDANKIGPFLKENFNDVVPFVVLPDLTYSYLGYSVTHMAGMPALSVNQPDFSTIDIITKRIFDFLATGLGLLIISPILLIVAILIKLESKGPIFYGQERVGLDGEKFKMWKFRSMRIGAEFENGDAPGWTVKGDARITKIGKFIRSTSIDELPQLWNVFVGDMSLVGPRPERDFFVQKFRNEIPAYMLRHKMKAGITGWAQINGWRGDTSIQKRVECDLYYINNWSIWLDIKIIFMTFAKGFINKNAY; translated from the coding sequence TGGGATGGATTGACTCAGATGGAGCTGCACAAAAGTATAATATTCCAGAACTCACAGGCAACATTATGAATCTTAGAAGCAAAATCACCATTGATTTTGTTGTTGTTAGTTACAGTAATCAGGATGCTAATAAAATTGGTCCTTTTTTAAAAGAAAACTTTAATGATGTTGTTCCATTTGTGGTTCTTCCTGACCTTACCTATTCATATCTGGGATACAGTGTTACTCATATGGCGGGAATGCCTGCGCTTTCTGTGAATCAGCCAGATTTTTCAACAATTGATATTATTACGAAGAGAATATTTGATTTTCTAGCAACAGGTCTTGGTTTATTAATCATTTCACCGATTCTTTTGATTGTAGCTATTTTAATTAAATTAGAATCTAAAGGCCCTATATTTTACGGACAAGAAAGAGTTGGCTTAGACGGAGAAAAATTCAAAATGTGGAAATTTCGCTCTATGAGAATAGGTGCTGAATTTGAAAATGGAGATGCTCCTGGGTGGACGGTTAAGGGGGACGCGAGAATTACAAAGATTGGAAAGTTTATCCGATCTACTTCCATTGATGAATTGCCACAGCTTTGGAATGTTTTTGTTGGAGACATGAGTCTTGTTGGTCCAAGACCAGAGAGAGATTTCTTTGTTCAGAAGTTCAGAAATGAAATTCCTGCGTACATGTTAAGACACAAAATGAAAGCAGGCATCACAGGTTGGGCACAAATTAACGGATGGAGAGGTGATACTTCAATTCAAAAAAGAGTCGAATGCGATCTTTATTACATCAACAACTGGTCAATTTGGCTTGATATCAAAATTATATTTATGACTTTCGCCAAAGGCTTTATTAATAAGAATGCATATTAA
- a CDS encoding O-antigen ligase family protein has translation MAKIFYWLIPFYLVSFVASTAGEEIFGYAIWLLFFFNFLFDVKKIGFKNAFKDLKIGPDIPILFFGLWSLVATYIIFQSWSQVHDTLGNVRWIFLLYAFSYLLKKYFTLNIEKHFKTMMIATILVGIYGMIQMFTRIDIIRPSNSHLSAIGDFYRATGFYSVPLTYAYCIGMVGIYAFAALLLQVKEKKNYLLPIFATVATIGAIIASSTRGAWIAFFVATMIITFILDRKKAGLVFIFSLLVAGPMMFEPTIQKRAMSIFDMKTQASNTERINLWKSNFEMFKDNPILGVGLERGRTRLGEYYQKLNINDGFDGHAHNDLLNIMSGVGVPGTIAFLWFCIYFVILSYKLFRQSKLCKLQVLTLGALGAQIYFYVGGLTQCNFSDNEVNHILIFTWAILVGVHHQYFSKDQKAN, from the coding sequence TTGGCTAAGATTTTCTATTGGTTAATTCCATTCTATTTAGTGAGCTTTGTAGCTAGCACTGCAGGTGAAGAAATTTTTGGCTATGCAATTTGGCTTTTGTTTTTCTTTAACTTTCTTTTTGATGTTAAGAAAATCGGATTTAAAAATGCTTTCAAAGATCTGAAGATTGGTCCAGATATTCCTATTTTATTTTTTGGTTTATGGTCTCTTGTCGCTACATATATTATTTTCCAAAGTTGGTCGCAAGTTCATGATACTCTTGGAAATGTTCGTTGGATTTTCTTGTTGTACGCATTTTCATATTTGTTAAAAAAATATTTTACCCTCAATATAGAAAAACATTTTAAAACTATGATGATCGCTACAATCCTGGTTGGAATTTACGGCATGATTCAAATGTTTACTCGTATTGATATCATCCGCCCAAGCAACTCGCATCTGAGTGCGATTGGAGACTTCTATAGAGCAACTGGTTTTTATTCTGTTCCGCTCACCTACGCATACTGCATAGGTATGGTGGGGATTTATGCTTTTGCGGCCCTACTCTTACAAGTGAAAGAGAAAAAAAACTACCTTTTACCTATTTTCGCCACTGTAGCAACAATCGGGGCCATCATCGCAAGTAGCACCAGAGGTGCATGGATCGCTTTCTTTGTAGCAACAATGATTATTACTTTTATATTGGATAGAAAGAAAGCAGGGCTCGTTTTTATATTCTCTCTCTTGGTTGCAGGACCTATGATGTTTGAACCAACCATTCAAAAAAGAGCCATGAGTATTTTCGATATGAAAACTCAGGCTAGCAATACCGAAAGAATCAATCTTTGGAAATCAAATTTCGAAATGTTTAAAGACAATCCAATTCTTGGTGTTGGACTCGAAAGAGGAAGAACAAGACTTGGCGAATATTACCAAAAGTTAAATATTAACGATGGATTTGATGGTCATGCTCATAATGACCTTTTAAACATCATGAGTGGTGTTGGAGTACCCGGGACAATTGCCTTTTTATGGTTCTGTATCTATTTTGTGATTTTATCTTATAAGTTATTTAGACAATCAAAGCTTTGCAAACTTCAGGTTTTGACCTTAGGCGCACTTGGAGCTCAGATTTATTTTTATGTAGGCGGACTTACTCAGTGTAATTTCTCTGACAACGAAGTGAATCATATTCTTATATTTACTTGGGCAATACTCGTAGGAGTTCATCATCAGTATTTTTCTAAGGATCAAAAAGCTAATTAA
- the rfbB gene encoding dTDP-glucose 4,6-dehydratase, translating to MKLLVTGGAGFIGSNFVKWLHKFDKNIHITNLDALTYSGNLENIKDLLNSDRHTFVKGDICDSSITDDLIAKTDMVINFAAESHVDRSITGPKEFIQTNIFGTFNLLESVRKTSPKIRFVQVSTDEVYGSLGSTGKFTEETPLAPNSPYSSSKASSDLLVRSYQHTFGFDTITTRCSNNYGAYQFPEKLIPLMIHRASNNQKLPVYGDGKNVRDWIHVLDHSKGIWMAATKGISGEVYNFGSDNEWENIKIVKELLQLLGKPESLIEYVKDRPGHDKRYAIDSSKAHKELGWKPEIGFDTGLKSTIDWYLSNKEWLTSVTSGCYKDFYQKWYSRS from the coding sequence ATGAAACTACTAGTAACTGGTGGAGCAGGATTTATTGGGTCCAACTTTGTAAAATGGCTTCATAAGTTTGATAAAAACATTCACATCACAAATCTAGATGCTCTCACATATTCTGGAAACTTAGAAAATATCAAAGATCTTCTGAATTCAGATCGCCATACTTTCGTAAAAGGTGATATTTGCGACTCTAGCATTACTGATGATTTGATTGCTAAAACTGACATGGTGATTAACTTCGCAGCGGAAAGTCACGTCGATAGATCTATTACAGGGCCAAAAGAGTTTATCCAGACAAATATTTTCGGTACTTTTAATCTTTTAGAATCAGTTAGAAAAACTTCTCCTAAAATCAGATTCGTTCAAGTTTCAACGGATGAGGTTTATGGCTCGCTAGGTTCAACGGGAAAATTCACTGAAGAAACTCCGCTAGCACCAAATAGCCCTTACTCATCTTCAAAAGCTTCCTCAGATCTTTTAGTGCGTTCTTATCAACACACATTTGGCTTTGATACGATTACAACTCGTTGTTCGAATAACTATGGGGCTTATCAGTTTCCTGAGAAATTAATTCCACTAATGATCCACAGAGCTAGCAACAACCAGAAGCTTCCTGTCTATGGAGATGGTAAGAATGTCAGAGACTGGATCCATGTGCTCGATCATTCTAAAGGCATTTGGATGGCCGCGACAAAAGGGATCTCAGGCGAAGTTTATAACTTCGGATCCGACAACGAGTGGGAAAATATCAAAATCGTAAAAGAGCTTTTGCAATTACTCGGAAAACCAGAGTCTTTAATTGAATATGTTAAAGATCGTCCTGGCCACGACAAGAGATATGCTATTGATTCGAGCAAAGCTCACAAGGAGCTGGGTTGGAAACCTGAAATTGGATTCGACACAGGCCTGAAGTCCACAATTGATTGGTATCTATCTAACAAGGAATGGCTCACATCTGTAACTTCGGGATGCTACAAGGACTTTTATCAAAAGTGGTATTCTAGAAGTTAA
- a CDS encoding type II toxin-antitoxin system Y4mF family antitoxin, translating into MNAKTVKLGKFIREQRESRGISQTDLAHLSGTSLNFISQLENGKESVRISKVLDILSSLGIKIKLSLGKNEIEL; encoded by the coding sequence ATGAATGCTAAAACTGTTAAACTTGGCAAATTTATCCGTGAGCAACGAGAGTCCAGGGGAATCTCTCAAACTGATCTGGCCCATCTTTCTGGGACTAGCTTGAATTTTATTAGCCAATTGGAAAATGGGAAGGAAAGCGTTCGAATCTCCAAAGTGTTAGATATTTTGAGTTCTCTGGGGATAAAAATAAAGCTTTCTCTTGGGAAAAATGAAATTGAATTATGA
- a CDS encoding HipA domain-containing protein codes for MSSKNINEIVIQKNNIRAGVLRRTKDGAEFVYDQEYFSSKDSEAVSFGLPKSQFVHAVQGENLHPYFAGLLPEGLRLKAITEKLKTSPSDYFSIFAEVGFDCIGDVTVQKDTPKLEFIRKWADVDFYEYFFETLKSDYLENTAFAGVQEKISASMISLPIKGSSRNKSYILKLNSKDKPRLIYNEYYCLELAKKCGLKVNKTRLIPDKNKNHGLLVERFDRLYNIDQKKLTKIHQEDACQFLNQYPANKYRLSFREILEQMNILCTSPKIEILKAIEQYIFSYLICNGDMHAKNISIMVDPKDKTIVLTPAYDLISTLVYGDENMALKIDGKDKKLNRKIFVSFAEAFDIPSIAIESKIEALLKNVSKNKGILKKIGFEEKKEIYLFKNINERLKSLS; via the coding sequence ATGAGTAGTAAAAACATCAATGAAATTGTGATTCAAAAGAACAATATCAGGGCCGGTGTCTTGCGTAGAACCAAAGATGGCGCAGAGTTTGTTTACGATCAAGAATATTTTTCTTCCAAAGATTCTGAGGCGGTTTCATTTGGTTTACCTAAATCCCAATTTGTCCACGCAGTTCAAGGAGAAAACCTTCATCCTTATTTTGCGGGACTGTTGCCAGAAGGTTTAAGGCTTAAGGCTATTACCGAGAAACTTAAAACCTCTCCCAGTGATTACTTTTCTATCTTTGCTGAAGTCGGTTTTGATTGCATTGGAGATGTCACGGTTCAAAAAGACACTCCTAAATTAGAATTTATACGCAAATGGGCTGATGTGGATTTTTATGAATATTTTTTTGAGACTCTAAAGAGCGATTACTTAGAAAATACAGCATTTGCCGGCGTTCAAGAAAAAATTTCTGCATCAATGATCAGTCTACCAATAAAAGGTTCTTCTAGAAATAAATCTTATATTTTAAAATTAAATTCTAAAGATAAACCCAGATTGATCTATAACGAATATTATTGCTTAGAACTGGCAAAAAAATGTGGTTTGAAAGTGAACAAGACAAGGCTCATACCAGACAAAAATAAAAATCATGGATTATTGGTCGAAAGATTTGATCGTTTGTATAATATAGATCAGAAAAAATTAACTAAAATTCATCAAGAAGATGCTTGTCAGTTTTTAAATCAATATCCCGCAAACAAATACAGGTTGTCTTTCCGCGAGATACTGGAGCAGATGAATATCTTGTGCACCTCTCCAAAAATTGAAATACTCAAGGCCATTGAGCAATATATTTTTTCATATTTGATTTGTAACGGAGATATGCACGCAAAAAATATCAGTATCATGGTTGATCCGAAAGATAAAACCATAGTGTTGACTCCGGCCTATGATCTCATCTCCACTCTGGTTTATGGTGACGAAAATATGGCTTTAAAAATAGATGGAAAAGATAAAAAGCTAAATCGTAAAATTTTTGTTAGTTTTGCTGAGGCATTTGACATTCCGAGTATAGCTATAGAATCAAAGATTGAGGCTCTCCTAAAAAATGTTTCTAAAAATAAAGGTATTTTGAAAAAAATTGGCTTTGAAGAAAAAAAAGAAATTTATCTGTTTAAAAATATCAATGAAAGATTGAAATCCTTAAGTTAA